The genomic window CATTCTGATTTGATTGGCCCCATGGAGCGAAAGTCAaccacgggggtactgttaggtgacctgattatctggactttgaaattaactttcagcgctcttaaaaacaatatttattgagtaatggctatgtttaaatattatttgtaattctggactttaacgcgatcaggcggcgtgcatggcccgggattacttttgcatacgacacgttttcgcgggcgcgtggctggggagtcgtgcggacatcacagccatcgccagttgatcaccgccctccaaggagactagtcgcgagtcgcctgcggagcctctcgacctccgcccttgccatctctatcGGAATTGCATAAGTTTTCAACCCATCAGAAACGTGGCCtgagagcgcggctcccagtaagcgggccatgcacgacgcagcacatgtatagcgtgcctgacaataaaacactttaaattgAGCCTCCGCGTATCTGTTACAACGTCTGTAGCATAgtgtccctggtggctaaaacagccgggggtaactctgttccaacgacccttactgcctgctggtcacgtggcgacgtcacgcccggagtcaagagtctcggctacgcactagaacatagttaatattgctagttggcgcccaaaagCAAACCCACACCCTTAAtatcacctcggcagaaggcagaaggcgtcaaatgGCGCCTacctagtgtggcaacataacGCCACAAACGCCATCTGAATCGCagaaaatccggcagagttacgcgtaggAACAGCACAAAGGGGAGATAAAGCGCGCGCAGACGTGCAGGCGCCGTGTAACAGGACGCGCCGGTGTAATCAggccacaccacccccctcccgtccacagatcgttcgctcactcccTCCCGCATTCCACGGTTCCACACAACCCCCCTCCCGCGAGcagatcgttcgctcaccccCTCCCACCAAACCCCTCGCGGGAGAGTGGACTGCCCCGACCGatcgcgcgccgaggacaaacgagcgcgcccgaagatcaccgagacgccagagtacgtcaccagccgcggctgcgtaaacaaccgcgaggcgcgtgcgtgcgggcaagaccgctcggtcgtaatcgcaagggggcgcacccccggatctgcccgtgcccgccaccgacgcttcaACCCGAtgctcgggtcggacagccgcggatcgcccatggacaagaggccggacatagccatcaccatggagagctattgcgccgggtgcggcaagccgcacacctccagccacagcaccggtgagtacccccacctgtactgcacctgcgaaacggtacgcgtcaagacggaggggcagcccagaacccaagcgggtccctagtgcgccgctgtccactgtTCCGGTTACCGAGGTGAGGTAGCGAAATGCCAGAagtgcggaacaattaaacaccgcgcatgcgcagacatgctggaattcgtaaatttctgggatggactttttctgtgtgggggggTTCGAGCGACGCGCACGAGGGAACCCAGGGGGTTAGCTAGCTACCACGTCCCGCCCCCCCCACCGGGCTTATTACCCTCCCGGGGTTCGTGGGCCTCAACCACAaggatccgcgcgtgtttttgcaagcatgcgaggcgaggctcgtgTGGCACCAGATACCGCGTGAAGAGCGGGCGTAACGCGTGAGCGCGCAGCTGCGTTGGgaggcgcgcgagtggtgggcccaggcgggcagctacgacACAGACTGGGAGGACTTCAcccgccagctggaggcgcgcttcaatgacacccgagccctgaacacatgtcggagtgagatgttcagccaTTGCCAAGGGGACAAGGAGGCGGTGGAGAtgtttgtttataacaagctcagactataccgccgcctaacacccgggggtcaaactagcgacatacttcccttcatagtggagctagtgtaccccgaacttcgcccattcttgcgccAAGCAGTGACTCGCGGGCTGGACGTTTTTCTCGCACGAGCACGAGCCATAGAGCATGACCTCAAATCGCCCTAGGCGCCAAGGGCGTCGCGACGTCCCAGTCAGCCCATCCACCAAACGGGCGGCGCGCGCAGAGGACGAACGCGCTGTAGTGCCGTACAcgggcccgccgccgccgagggGCAACTACCGGCTCACCGACCCATCCAcgatgggggaggggatgcccCTGTCGGGCCCTCCTCACCGTGGCGCGGTACAGACGCGTCGCAACGACCACCgcgggggaacacagggcgcccaggacagccggccaccccgctgccgctactgcgcgacagagcagtaccactggcacactGTGTGCCCGACACTCGAGGAAGTCTGGCGAACGCGAGGGGGTGAGGTGAAGCTCCCaggaaactccgtctaggggtCGATGGTGCAGCTAGCCACCACCCCCCAATTAGCTGCCCAGCTCCGCCGATAGACGCACACCGGCGCCGCGGAACTACCCAGCCGCTGCCCCACCCACCTATCACAGCTGGGGGGGGGGCacgcctcacctgttcgcgatgttcgcggccAACCATAATTCGCCGGCGaacgacgccgtccacctggcgtcggcgccgcccccacaCGCTGCTGCGGAGGCCAcgcagctgccgtctcacccacctggcgcgggtgggggcagcccgcctcacctgtttgtggcctgccccaggtcaccggcgagcgacgccacccacctggcgtcggcgcctcCCCTGCACACTGCTGCAGGGGACACCCAGCCGTCGACCTACCCACTTGGTGCTGGTGGGGGCGGCTCGCATCACCcattcgcggcctgccccaggtcgccaacgagcgacgccgcccacctggcgtcggcgccacCCCCGCACGCTTATGCAGGGGCCACCCAGCCATCGCCCTACCCACTTGGTGCTggtgggggcggctcgcctcacccattcgcggcctgccccaggtcgccggcgagcgacgccgcccacctggTGTCGACGCTGCCTCCGCACGCTAATGCAGGGGCCACCCAGCCATCGCCCTACCCACTTGGTGCTGgtggggacggcccgcctcacccgttcatggcctgccccaggtcgccggcgagcgacgccgcccacctagcatcggcgccgcccctgcacaCTGCTGTGGGGGACACCCAGCCATCGACCTACCCACTTGGTGCTggtgggggcggctcgcctcacccgttcgcggcatATTGTCAGCGCCGAGGGATGCCGGCCCATTCCTGCCCAGCTGGATCTCATCGACAGCAAACAGGCACCtcgcaccaggaagcagctccagaaactgatggggctgctcaactggttgcGGTCATTCATACCCCATTTGGCCACTATCACAGCACCCATGACCGACCTCCTATCGCCCAAGTCAAAGTTATGGTGGACGACCGCCGCCGAGCAGGCCCTGACCGCGGTCAAGCAGCGATTCAGAGAGTGCCACAACCTATCGCGCCTGGACCCAGACGaacccatcttcgtccagacggATGCCAGCCAAGAGGGCATGGGGGCGGTGCTCTACCAGGAAGGGGGAGACGGGGAGCGGCGAGTGGCCGAgtatgccagcgccaagttcTGCCCCGCAGAACGCCGCTATCATGCAAACAagcaggagtgccttgcggtggtgtgggcccAAGGGCGCCTtcggcaccacctcgaggggaggccgttcaccctgcgcactgatagccagtgtctgtggtggctggactccgcccaggggcgGAAGTCCAAATTTACCCGCTgggcgctcatgctccagggcttcgCATTCCGCGTAGAACACATCCCTGggcgggagaaccagctggcagacgagctgtcccATCACCCGAGCCCTTCAATACTGTGGCCCTCGACATCATGGGGCCCTACCCCCGCACGACCTGGGGAAAGCGCTTCCTCGTTGTGACCACCGACATATTCACGCGATGGTCAGAGGCGTTCGCTGTGTCCAACGTACGCGCAGGGACGATAGTGGCCCTCCTGGACAGCGAGGCATTCCCCCGCTACGGGTACCCAAAGACTCTACTCACAGACAACGGTacccagttcacagggagacgttGGGCGGCAGACTGCCGACGCTGTGGAGTTGAGCATCACACTACCCCGACGTACCACCCGAGGGCGAACCCGACGGAGCGacgcaaccaggacatcaaagttCAGTTGCGCCTCCGCCTGGGGGATGATCACTCGAAATGGGACGTACACCTGCCCAAGTTGCTCTACTGCCTGCGCCAGCTAGTCAATGCCGTAACCGGCCATTCCCCCGTGGAACTGTTCCACGgtcagaacctcgccctaccgGGCGAGCTGCGGGTCGCCGAGGTAGCAGGGGCAGTCACCCGCCCACCAGCCATTGACCTAAGGGAAGAGGCATGACGGCACCAGGCCCAGTTCCTGGCCACCCGAACCCCGCAGTCAGCCACTCCCCCAACACCACTGGAGCCAGAGCAGATGGTCTATGCCCAGTGTCATCACCTATCATCCGGCGGGAAGAACTACTGCGCGGGGCTGAGCCCCAAGTGGGCGGCCCCCCGGGAGGTTTTGCGATGCCTAAGCCCCACCACATACCTCTTCAGACTCCCAAATAGTAgggccacaaaaatccacagggaCGACCTGCGTCTTGTTTCCACCGCCGAGGATCCCTCTGATGGTAGGGAGTGCCCAAGGGCCCCCACCCCAAGCGCACCAGCCTCACATGCCATGTCACCAGTCGGCCAATCACCCTACCACCAACCCACCACCATGGACACCACATCGCCAACATCACCACTCCCGTCACCAGCTCCCCATCCTACATcaccagccacaccaccagccacaccaccacccaccacctcaCCCGCCGACACGCAGGAAGTGAGCCGGCCCACCATCATAGCTGACGCACCATCACCGATGTCACCATTCGCATCACCAGTCACGTCACCCACCATGTCACCTGTCACGACTTCCCGCCATCTTAACCGAAGTGCGAGGAGCGAGCTAAGGGGACTTGGGCGTCTGATTGACAGGTTGGACCCAGGGGGCGAATGCCCCAGCGGGCCAACTACCATGACCACTCAGCCATGCCCCGAGATATTTTACCCCCCCGACCAGCCTGAGGTCAGGCAGTCCCACCGAGCACGCAGGGCGCCGACGAGAGGATGCTGCGAGGGCAGCAGCCAAGAGGTACCCATTGCTCCTCCCGGCAGGGGGGAGGGTGGTGACCAGACAGCCCCCGGAGTGGGAGGGGGGAACGTTAGTGCCGAGGGATCACGACAGTCCATCCGAGTCCGCCAAAATCTGGGGCACCTCAGGGAGTTCATTTGGCGCCCACTACGACCACCAGTAGACCGGAAACCACACCCCGACGTACCCCGCCTCGGTGTCATGTCTCTGCATCCCCCGTTCGCCCAAAACCCAGCAGCCCCGGGACCAATCCCCCAAGGCAGTGTCGGCCTCAGTGCaacgaggcaatgcgtgtgatcgGGGTGTCGGTGACGATAGAGGCCGCAGGACAatgggggcatttgacgccaaccattagtgctcctcgaatccgcacagaccgttatggcgcatcgccgcctcaccccgagcgtgtgcgacgtgaacgcacctgggtgc from Bacillus rossius redtenbacheri isolate Brsri chromosome 1, Brsri_v3, whole genome shotgun sequence includes these protein-coding regions:
- the LOC134538105 gene encoding uncharacterized protein LOC134538105, which translates into the protein MFAANHNSPANDAVHLASAPPPHAAAEATQLPAEGCRPIPAQLDLIDSKQAPRTRKQLQKLMGLLNWLRSFIPHLATITAPMTDLLSPKSKLWWTTAAEQALTAVKQRFRECHNLSRLDPDEPIFVQTDASQEGMGAVLYQEGGDGERRVAEYASAKFCPAERRYHANKQECLAVVWAQGRLRTHPWAGEPAGRRAVPSPEPFNTVALDIMGPYPRTTWGKRFLVVTTDIFTRWSEAFAVSNVRAGTIVALLDSEAFPRYGYPKTLLTDNGTQFTGRRWAADCRRCGVEHHTTPTYHPRANPTERRNQDIKVQLRLRLGDDHSKWDVHLPKLLYCLRQLVNAVTGHSPVELFHGQNLALPGELRVAEGVPKGPHPKRTSLTCHVTSRPITLPPTHHHGHHIANITTPVTSSPSYITSHTTSHTTTHHLTRRHAGSEPAHHHS